From a single Solanum dulcamara chromosome 4, daSolDulc1.2, whole genome shotgun sequence genomic region:
- the LOC129884739 gene encoding uncharacterized protein LOC129884739, producing the protein MLNQMHRFSYTICFLLFLIATGTLRLHRFAEGLQRRIHVSDDLNDVVDNEEGEELKQWGEKKTANSESDPPPNDVEKMSPSDIQSEMMKRVLGPVFGFVKLRPGTRRTPEMVTHIAKRWVNLARSVAIETKFIGVDWTTIMFTMEKGRDTTELKMFLLEQEEAYEIKIGDQLFRRPGDPPFDEVFEIEEEKSRHSEL; encoded by the exons ATGTTAAATCAAATGCATAGATTTTCTTACACAATCTGCTTCTTGCTGTTCTTGATTGCCACCGGAACCCTAAGATTACACCGTTTCGCCGAAGGCCTACAACGTAGGATCCACGTTTCCGACGATCTTAACGACGTCGTAGACAATGAGGAGGGCGAAGAACTGAAACAATGGGGCGAAAAGAAAACCGCAAACTCCGAGTCCGACCCGCCGCCGAATGATGTCGAAAAAATGAGCCCATCGGATATCCAGTCTGAAATGATGAAGCGGGTTCTAGGACCCGTTTTCGGATTCGTTAAGCTCCGACCCGGAACTCGTCGGACTCCG GAGATGGTTACTCATATTGCCAAGCGATGGGTCAATCTAGCAAGAAGTGTAGCAATTGAGACAAAGTTCATAGGTGTTGATTGGACCACAATAATGTTCACCATGGAAAAAGGTCGAGATACAACAGAG TTGAAAATGTTTTTGCTGGAACAAGAAGAAGCATATGAGATCAAAATAGGGGACCAACTATTTCGAAGACCAGGTGACCCTCCTTTTGATGAAGTATTCGAgattgaggaagagaagagcAGGCACTCAGAGTTATAA
- the LOC129886556 gene encoding ATG8-interacting protein 1-like isoform X2 → MASNEEGEETAPRGNEWEVVSLTQSAYAAAPGPKQVDSNDDNSSSAEYVAETSQAMFMSGHFVFPPSQHENLPLEPDVNEIHNEQGIEDAGPELVANEGEFEEDAALQRLSLVDKEQSIFGAANYSSYQSEEPTGLSATTEETNMLEEPDEPSHQGLELGNSNLPKTKDEDDYDAANLPCQAWWKRRAASLVDTNALWSVFIAAAVMGLVIIGQKWQQERWQVLQMKWQAGVHSERISRMFGPLSRLKDVIVGGDRRGMFIRGSAPAQL, encoded by the exons ATGGCTAGTAATGAGGAAGGGGAGGAAACTGCTCCTCGTGGAAATGAGTGGGAAGTTGTATCACTCACACAATCAGCATATGCTGCTGCCCCTGGTCCGAAGCAGGTTGACTCAAATGATGATAATAGCAGTAGTGCAGAGTATGTAGCTGAAACTTCGCAGGCAATGTTTATGTCTGGACACTTTGTCTTTCCTCCAAGCCAGCATGAGAATTTGCCATTGGAACCTGATGTTAATGAGATCCATAATGAACAGGGAATTGAAGATGCTGGTCCAGAACTTGTTGCTAATGAAGGGG AATTTGAAGAAGATGCAGCCCTGCAACGCTTAAGTTTGGTAGACAAAGAGCAGAGTATCTTTGGTGCTGCTAACTATAGTTCATACCAGAGTGAAGAACCTACGGGTCTCTCCGCAACAACAGAGGAAACCAACATGCTTGAAGAACCGGATGAACCCTCTCACCAGGGCTTAGAGTTGGGCAATTCAAATTTGCCAAAAACAAAAGATGAAGATGATTATGATGCTGCTAACCTTCCTTGTCAAGCATGGTGGAAGAGACGGGCTGCTTCCCTAGTAGACACAAATGCATTATGGTCTGTTTTCATTGCTGCTGCTGTTATGGGCCTTGTGATTATTGGTCAGAAGTGGCAACAAGAAAGGTGGCAAGTATTGCAAATGAAGTGGCAGGCTGGAGTCCATAGTGAG AGGATTAGCAGGATGTTTGGTCCACTATCTCgattgaaagatgtgattgttGGGGGTGATCGCCGTGGTATGTTTATCAGAGGGAGTGCACCAGCTCAACTTTAA
- the LOC129886556 gene encoding ATG8-interacting protein 1-like isoform X1, giving the protein MASNEEGEETAPRGNEWEVVSLTQSAYAAAPGPKQVDSNDDNSSSAEYVAETSQAMFMSGHFVFPPSQHENLPLEPDVNEIHNEQGIEDAGPELVANEGGKSDIYEGCTETKGSSTPEFPGIQFFDEKGNRLSIGAEFEEDAALQRLSLVDKEQSIFGAANYSSYQSEEPTGLSATTEETNMLEEPDEPSHQGLELGNSNLPKTKDEDDYDAANLPCQAWWKRRAASLVDTNALWSVFIAAAVMGLVIIGQKWQQERWQVLQMKWQAGVHSERISRMFGPLSRLKDVIVGGDRRGMFIRGSAPAQL; this is encoded by the exons ATGGCTAGTAATGAGGAAGGGGAGGAAACTGCTCCTCGTGGAAATGAGTGGGAAGTTGTATCACTCACACAATCAGCATATGCTGCTGCCCCTGGTCCGAAGCAGGTTGACTCAAATGATGATAATAGCAGTAGTGCAGAGTATGTAGCTGAAACTTCGCAGGCAATGTTTATGTCTGGACACTTTGTCTTTCCTCCAAGCCAGCATGAGAATTTGCCATTGGAACCTGATGTTAATGAGATCCATAATGAACAGGGAATTGAAGATGCTGGTCCAGAACTTGTTGCTAATGAAGGGGGTAAATCAGATATTTATGAAGGATGTACAGAAACTAAAGGATCGAGCACACCAGAATTTCCTGGTATTcaattttttgatgaaaaggGTAACCGGTTATCTATTGGTGCAGAATTTGAAGAAGATGCAGCCCTGCAACGCTTAAGTTTGGTAGACAAAGAGCAGAGTATCTTTGGTGCTGCTAACTATAGTTCATACCAGAGTGAAGAACCTACGGGTCTCTCCGCAACAACAGAGGAAACCAACATGCTTGAAGAACCGGATGAACCCTCTCACCAGGGCTTAGAGTTGGGCAATTCAAATTTGCCAAAAACAAAAGATGAAGATGATTATGATGCTGCTAACCTTCCTTGTCAAGCATGGTGGAAGAGACGGGCTGCTTCCCTAGTAGACACAAATGCATTATGGTCTGTTTTCATTGCTGCTGCTGTTATGGGCCTTGTGATTATTGGTCAGAAGTGGCAACAAGAAAGGTGGCAAGTATTGCAAATGAAGTGGCAGGCTGGAGTCCATAGTGAG AGGATTAGCAGGATGTTTGGTCCACTATCTCgattgaaagatgtgattgttGGGGGTGATCGCCGTGGTATGTTTATCAGAGGGAGTGCACCAGCTCAACTTTAA
- the LOC129886557 gene encoding origin of replication complex subunit 5-like → MGDEGIPQTPRRTTRASLSSTLNPKNSTGKLKSCNLLPLTIHDLAYGDESISLDDLISSLPGRRAQIIELLHLLGPLDSPMFPVFVYGGASTGKTSSILQIFKHLKRPFVYCSCITCYSPRILFESVLNQLLLHRRNESNRYSSTKRCERPSDFVNLLQEALHNVLDSLMGNVEKSSSKKSVGRARGKMVYLVFDNLELAREWDKSSNILPFLFKLYDILKMPEVGLIFLSNASPDTYYSDTGYVEPVPVYFPDYTDDELRQILMKNQKNPKLYSSFLEVVLRPFCRVTRRVDELSTAFSSLYQIYCEPLDDLGIVLSEDMKRKLFSHLQPHIGPYLNNTFKVESRLSSEASAKTNKWKGIAKKIGVCESSSEIDFHMSVCAKYLLICAFLASRNPATLDASLFDSTGGSSNQKRKRKSSEKSKEKKEIVEQELLLKGPGTFPLERLLAMCQCVVSVSECLPDEEAEGHGGLEGGSWSNGLLSDALLELSSLCNANFISKAGSCPLEGANRYRSMVSEAMAIKVAKSLKFPLAKYLYRGG, encoded by the exons ATGGGTGATGAAGGAATTCCACAAACTCCCAGAAGAACCACTAGAGCATCATTGTCTAGCACACTGAATCCTAAAAATTCTACAGGGAAGTTAAAATCATGTAATCTGTTGCCTTTGACAATACATGATCTCGCTTATGGAGACGAATCAATTAGTTTAGATGATTTGATTTCTAGTTTACCTGGTAGACGTGCacaaataattgaattgttacACCTTTTGGGCCCTTTGGATTCTCCAATGTTTCCTGTCTTCGTATATGGAGGTGCTTCGACTGGGAAAACAAGTTCAATTCTTCAGATATTTAAGCACCTAAAACGTCCATTTGTTTACTGCAGTTGTATAACATGCTATAGCCCAAGGATACTATTTGAATCTGTGTTGAATCAGTTATTGCTTCATAGAAGGAATGAAAGCAATCGTTATTCAAGTACAAAACGCTGTGAAAGGCCCTCCGACTTTGTAAATCTTTTGCAGGAGGCTCTTCATAATGTGTTAGATAGTCTGATGGGGAATGTGGAGAAATCAAGCTCGAAGAAGTCGGTGGGAAGGGCTAGGGGAAAAATGGTTTACTTGGTATTTGATAACTTGGAGCTTGCTCGTGAATGGGACAAGAGTTCCAACATATTGCCTTTTCTCTTTAAGCTCTATGATATTCTGAAAATGCCAGAAGTGGGTTTGATTTTTCTCAGTAATGCCTCACCTGACACTTATTACTCGGACACTGGCTATGTAGAACCTGTTCCTGTTTACTTTCCTGATTACACCGACGATGAACTTCGTCAAATCTTAATGAAAAACCAGAAAAACCCAAAGCTATATTCCTCATTTCTCGA AGTGGTATTGAGACCATTTTGTCGAGTTACTAGGCGAGTTGATGAATTATCGACTGCATTCTCATCATTATATCAGATATATTGTGAACCTCTTGATGATTTAGGCATTGTTCTAAGTGAAGATATGAAAAGAAAACTTTTTTCTCATCTTCAACCACATATTGGACCATACCTGAACAACACATTCAAAGTTGAAAGCAGGCTGTCTTCTGAGGCCTCAGCTAAGACGAACAAATGGAAAGGCATTGCCAAGAAAATTGGAGTTTGTGAATCTTCCAGTGAGATAGACTTTCATATGTCTGTTTGTGCCAAATATCTTCTTATTTGTGCTTTCCTTGCTTCAAGAAATCCAGCTACCCTTGATGCATCCTTGTTTGATTCAACTGGAGGTTCCAGTAACCAAAAACGAAAGAGGAA GAGCTCGGAGAAGTCCAAAGAGAAGAAGGAAATTGTAGAGCAAGAATTGCTCTTGAAGGGACCAGGAACGTTTCCCTTGGAAAGATTATTAGCCATGTGTCAGTGTGTTGTATCTGTGTCAGAATGCTTACCTGATGAAGAAGCAGAAGGACATGGTGGATTGGAAGGAGGGAGCTGGTCTAATGGACTATTGTCTGATGCTCTTTTGGAATTATCAAGTCTGTGTAATGCCAATTTTATCAGTAAAGCCGGAAGTTGCCCCTTGGAAGGCGCTAATCGGTATCGATCTATGGTGTCTGAAGCTATGGCTATTAAG GTTGCAAAGAGTCTAAAATTTCCTCTGGCAAAGTATTTATATAGAGGAGGATGA